One genomic segment of Bradyrhizobium diazoefficiens includes these proteins:
- a CDS encoding glycoside hydrolase family 3 protein has translation MQFLRRIGLILVWLAASLAAVAAANKNDPYLLALRGAGNIALVIASLTIVVVLLRRRRWRSVAGKLLVVLWCLPPLLMSAAHLRFELRKHDVLSASAAEARQLGPHFMVGYSSLAEVAGLAEQGLIGGVYVTRHNIRGRTTKVLRAEIAALQDKRRAAGLPPLVVAADQEGGIVGHLAPPLTKVPALATLTGLAPDDQQAKAEEFGRIHGRELSELGVNLNLAPVLDLKPPARRNRLDFHTLIGQRAIATDPVVVSTIASAYVRGLEESGVGATLKHFPGIGRVRTDTHHFSANLDTPVKELEATDWLPFREVLSHSRSALMVGHVTLTAVDPDRAASHSKRVVDGIIRGKWGYQSVVMTDDLVMGAIYQNDVCKAVVEAINAGVDLLLVAYDGAQFYRVFACALEGSRQGKLDTAMLRASEARLERAFATEQARAASRAVSLARQN, from the coding sequence ATGCAATTCCTCCGCCGTATCGGTCTGATCCTGGTCTGGCTGGCCGCATCTCTCGCTGCAGTCGCGGCTGCAAACAAGAACGATCCCTATCTGCTCGCGCTGCGTGGCGCCGGAAATATCGCGCTTGTCATCGCAAGCCTCACGATCGTCGTCGTCCTGCTCCGTCGCAGGCGCTGGCGCAGCGTCGCGGGCAAGCTGCTTGTCGTGCTCTGGTGCCTACCGCCACTGCTGATGTCAGCGGCGCATCTCAGGTTCGAGCTGCGCAAGCACGACGTTCTCAGCGCGAGCGCCGCCGAGGCGCGGCAGCTCGGGCCGCACTTCATGGTCGGCTATTCCTCCCTTGCCGAGGTTGCGGGCCTTGCCGAGCAGGGCTTGATCGGCGGCGTCTACGTCACCCGGCACAACATCCGCGGCCGCACGACCAAGGTGTTGCGTGCCGAGATCGCGGCGCTCCAGGACAAGCGGCGCGCGGCCGGCCTGCCGCCGCTGGTCGTTGCCGCCGATCAGGAAGGCGGTATCGTCGGGCATCTGGCGCCGCCGCTGACCAAGGTGCCGGCGCTGGCGACGCTCACCGGGCTTGCGCCCGACGACCAGCAGGCCAAGGCCGAAGAGTTCGGCCGCATCCACGGCCGCGAGCTGTCCGAGCTCGGCGTCAACCTCAACCTCGCGCCGGTGCTCGATCTCAAGCCGCCGGCGCGGCGCAACCGCCTCGATTTCCACACGCTGATCGGCCAGCGTGCGATCGCGACCGATCCCGTTGTCGTCAGCACGATTGCGAGCGCCTATGTTCGCGGTCTGGAAGAATCCGGCGTCGGCGCCACGCTGAAGCATTTTCCCGGCATCGGCCGCGTGCGCACCGACACACATCATTTCAGCGCCAATCTCGACACACCGGTGAAGGAGCTCGAAGCCACCGACTGGCTGCCGTTCCGCGAGGTGTTGTCGCACTCGCGCAGCGCGCTCATGGTCGGTCATGTCACGCTGACCGCGGTCGACCCCGATCGCGCCGCCTCGCATTCGAAGCGCGTCGTCGATGGCATCATCCGCGGCAAATGGGGTTATCAGAGTGTGGTGATGACCGACGACCTCGTGATGGGCGCGATCTACCAGAATGACGTCTGCAAGGCCGTGGTCGAGGCGATCAACGCCGGCGTCGATCTGCTGCTGGTCGCCTATGACGGCGCGCAGTTCTACCGCGTCTTTGCCTGCGCGCTGGAGGGATCGCGGCAGGGGAAATTAGATACGGCGATGCTTCGCGCCAGCGAGGCGCGGCTGGAGCGGGCCTTTGCGACCGAGCAGGCGCGAGCTGCCTCACGCGCTGTCAGCCTCGCTCGTCAGAACTAA
- a CDS encoding aldehyde dehydrogenase family protein, whose protein sequence is MAVSQAIPITRHPFANGSYKQMLIDGKWVDAASGKRFETHNPATGELLATVAEGDKEDIDRAVAAARRAFEGPWSKVKPFERQNLLLRLADLVEKNFDELSQLDTLDMGAPLSRTRAYRLRAVGMLRYYAGQTTAIHGETIENSLPGEIFSYTLKEPIGVVGAIIPWNGPLTATIWKIGPAIATGCTVVLKPAEEAPLTSLRIAELAMEAGIPPGVVNVVPGYGDTAGAALASHHDVDKVAFTGSHVTGQSIIRASAGNLKRVSLELGGKSPDIVFADADLDAAVPGAAMAVFANSGQICSAGTRLFVEQSIYEEFVGRVAEFGKNLQVGNGLDPNTQIGPLVSEQQLERVTGYLDIGQKEGARALAGGGRVTEGALSKGFFVSPTVFAGVQDNMRIAQEEIFGPVISAIAFKDMDELVKRANNTTFGLGSGLWTRDVSKAHAVAKRLRAGSVWVNCYQAMDPAVPFGGYKMSGYGRESGKQHVEEYLNVKAVWIKTG, encoded by the coding sequence ATGGCTGTGTCGCAGGCTATTCCGATCACGCGCCATCCGTTCGCTAACGGGTCCTACAAGCAGATGCTGATCGATGGGAAGTGGGTCGATGCCGCATCGGGCAAGCGCTTCGAGACCCACAACCCCGCCACCGGCGAACTGCTCGCAACCGTCGCCGAGGGCGACAAGGAAGACATCGATCGTGCGGTCGCCGCCGCCCGGCGCGCCTTCGAGGGGCCCTGGAGCAAGGTCAAGCCGTTCGAGCGGCAGAATCTCCTGCTCAGGCTTGCCGACCTCGTCGAGAAGAATTTCGACGAATTGTCGCAGCTCGATACGCTCGACATGGGGGCGCCGCTCAGCCGCACCCGCGCCTATCGTCTGCGTGCCGTCGGCATGCTGCGCTATTACGCCGGCCAGACCACCGCGATTCATGGCGAGACCATCGAGAACTCGCTGCCCGGCGAGATCTTCTCCTATACGTTGAAGGAGCCGATCGGCGTCGTCGGCGCGATCATTCCCTGGAACGGCCCGTTGACCGCGACGATCTGGAAGATCGGTCCGGCGATCGCGACCGGCTGCACCGTCGTCCTCAAGCCTGCCGAAGAGGCGCCGCTGACCTCGCTCCGCATCGCCGAGCTGGCGATGGAGGCGGGCATTCCGCCAGGCGTCGTCAACGTCGTGCCCGGCTATGGCGACACCGCAGGTGCTGCGCTCGCCTCGCATCATGACGTCGACAAGGTCGCCTTCACCGGCTCGCACGTCACGGGACAGTCGATCATCCGCGCCTCCGCCGGCAACCTCAAACGCGTCTCGCTCGAGCTCGGCGGCAAGTCGCCGGACATCGTGTTCGCGGATGCCGATCTCGATGCCGCCGTGCCGGGCGCGGCGATGGCGGTGTTCGCCAATTCGGGCCAGATCTGCAGCGCCGGCACGCGCCTGTTCGTCGAGCAATCGATCTACGAAGAGTTCGTCGGCCGCGTCGCCGAGTTCGGCAAGAATCTCCAGGTCGGCAACGGCCTCGATCCGAACACCCAGATCGGCCCGCTGGTCTCCGAGCAGCAGCTCGAGCGCGTCACCGGTTATCTCGATATCGGCCAAAAGGAAGGCGCGCGGGCGCTCGCCGGCGGCGGCCGCGTCACCGAAGGCGCGCTGTCGAAAGGCTTCTTCGTGTCGCCGACGGTGTTCGCGGGCGTCCAGGACAACATGCGCATCGCGCAGGAGGAGATTTTTGGTCCGGTCATCTCCGCGATCGCGTTCAAGGATATGGACGAGCTGGTCAAGCGCGCCAACAACACCACGTTCGGTCTCGGCTCCGGCCTGTGGACGCGCGACGTCAGCAAGGCGCATGCGGTTGCGAAGCGCCTGCGCGCCGGCTCGGTGTGGGTGAACTGCTACCAGGCGATGGACCCGGCCGTACCGTTCGGCGGCTACAAGATGAGCGGCTACGGCCGCGAGTCCGGCAAGCAGCACGTCGAGGAGTATCTCAACGTTAAGGCTGTCTGGATCAAGACGGGCTAG
- a CDS encoding amidohydrolase family protein — translation MAVTRIDCDIHPAVGGTRTTLLPYLSDHWKEQVVSRAIDGLDLTSYPPSMPLTGRADWRPANGAKPGSDLAMVQKGAFEQLGASHGILNVLYGAQAVFDAYMAADFCKAINDWIAAEWLSREPRLHASIVVPMQDPDLAIEEIERRAGDNRFVSILLLAQGETLLGRRHFWPVYRLAEKHQLPLAIHAGTQYRQAPSSAGWPSHRYEYYFVEAQAFQAQILSLIYEGVFGKFPNLKVVLMESGVSWLPAFMWRANKTWRGVRVEVPWVEREPAAIIRNNFRVTMQPFDAPGDTKSVEEIIDQIGSEKMFLFASDYPHWQFDGDDPIPPNLPKSIIAKMCVDNPLETFPRLSIS, via the coding sequence ATGGCGGTGACGCGGATCGACTGCGACATCCACCCGGCGGTTGGTGGCACGCGCACGACGCTGTTGCCCTATCTCAGCGATCACTGGAAGGAGCAGGTGGTGAGCCGCGCCATCGACGGGCTCGATCTCACCTCCTATCCGCCGAGCATGCCGCTGACCGGCCGCGCCGACTGGCGGCCGGCCAACGGCGCCAAGCCGGGCTCCGACCTTGCGATGGTGCAGAAGGGCGCGTTCGAGCAACTCGGCGCCAGCCACGGCATCCTCAATGTTCTCTACGGCGCACAGGCCGTGTTCGATGCCTACATGGCGGCCGATTTCTGCAAGGCCATCAATGACTGGATCGCGGCCGAATGGCTATCGCGCGAGCCGCGCCTCCACGCCTCCATTGTGGTTCCGATGCAGGACCCCGATCTCGCCATCGAAGAGATCGAGCGCCGCGCCGGGGACAACCGCTTCGTTTCCATCCTGTTGCTGGCGCAGGGCGAGACGCTGCTGGGCCGCCGGCATTTCTGGCCGGTGTACCGGCTCGCGGAAAAACATCAGCTGCCGCTCGCGATCCACGCCGGCACGCAATATCGCCAGGCGCCGAGCTCGGCCGGCTGGCCCTCACATCGCTACGAATATTACTTCGTCGAGGCGCAGGCGTTTCAGGCGCAGATTTTGAGCCTGATCTACGAAGGCGTGTTCGGCAAGTTTCCGAACCTGAAGGTCGTGCTGATGGAGAGCGGCGTGAGCTGGCTGCCGGCCTTCATGTGGCGCGCCAACAAGACCTGGCGCGGCGTCCGCGTCGAAGTGCCCTGGGTCGAGCGCGAGCCGGCCGCGATCATCCGCAACAATTTTCGCGTCACGATGCAGCCGTTCGATGCACCTGGCGACACGAAAAGCGTCGAGGAGATCATCGATCAGATCGGCTCCGAGAAGATGTTCCTGTTCGCGTCCGACTATCCGCACTGGCAGTTCGACGGCGATGACCCGATCCCGCCGAACCTGCCCAAGAGCATCATCGCGAAGATGTGCGTCGACAATCCGCTGGAGACGTTTCCGCGGTTGTCGATCAGTTGA
- a CDS encoding DUF892 family protein — translation MYHHVKKLMFTVRVDEPDPRFGNMLLEQFGGANGELAAAMQYSIQGLNCEDPDRKDLLMDIGTEELSHLEVVGCLARMHLAPSRNDRQAAEADPLIAIAGGGGVNLFNSQGNPWTADYLKITGELDVDLRSNIAAEARAKIVYERLINFCDDAGSKDALQFLMTREITHMKAFSRALESLSKPAFSVGRIAPTPGLVNQYFNDSTGSGDHGEIDTRGPWNEGEDWVFTESPALQSADPGAATPIVAESSPPVDEAGLTDLLLHELRDILHAEKQLTKALPKMAQAARFDQLRELFEQHLGETENQIERINECFELLGENARAKPCKGMMGLVEEGQEVMKEGAEKEDAAADLALIGAAQRVEHYEMAGYTTARNLAQQLRHSAIVALLSKSLAEEENADLLLNQVARSLMSVAKMPAALEQAE, via the coding sequence ATGTATCACCATGTCAAGAAGCTGATGTTCACCGTGCGCGTCGACGAACCCGATCCCCGCTTCGGCAATATGCTGCTCGAGCAATTCGGCGGCGCCAATGGGGAACTCGCAGCCGCCATGCAATACTCGATTCAAGGCCTGAACTGCGAGGATCCCGACCGCAAGGACCTGCTGATGGATATCGGCACGGAGGAGCTCAGCCATCTCGAGGTCGTCGGTTGCCTGGCGCGGATGCATCTGGCGCCGTCGCGGAACGACCGTCAGGCAGCGGAAGCCGATCCGCTCATTGCGATTGCCGGCGGCGGAGGCGTCAATCTGTTCAATTCGCAGGGTAATCCCTGGACCGCCGACTATCTCAAGATCACCGGCGAACTCGATGTCGACCTTCGCAGCAACATCGCGGCCGAGGCTCGCGCGAAGATCGTCTACGAGCGCCTGATCAATTTCTGCGACGACGCTGGCAGCAAGGACGCGCTGCAATTCCTGATGACGCGAGAGATCACGCACATGAAAGCGTTCTCGCGCGCGCTCGAAAGCCTGTCGAAACCGGCCTTCAGCGTCGGCAGGATCGCGCCGACGCCGGGCCTTGTGAATCAATACTTCAACGACTCCACCGGCAGCGGCGACCACGGCGAAATCGACACCCGCGGTCCCTGGAACGAAGGAGAAGACTGGGTGTTCACGGAATCGCCCGCGCTTCAGTCCGCCGACCCCGGCGCTGCCACGCCGATCGTCGCGGAGAGCTCGCCGCCCGTAGACGAAGCCGGCCTGACCGATCTCCTGCTGCACGAGCTGCGCGACATTCTCCATGCCGAGAAGCAGTTAACCAAGGCACTTCCCAAAATGGCGCAGGCCGCGCGGTTCGACCAGTTGCGCGAACTGTTCGAGCAGCATCTGGGCGAAACCGAAAATCAGATCGAGCGCATCAACGAGTGCTTCGAACTGCTCGGCGAGAACGCACGAGCAAAACCCTGTAAGGGCATGATGGGCCTGGTGGAGGAAGGCCAGGAGGTCATGAAGGAGGGCGCAGAGAAGGAGGATGCGGCCGCCGACCTCGCGTTGATCGGGGCAGCTCAACGCGTCGAGCATTACGAGATGGCCGGCTACACCACTGCACGCAATCTGGCGCAGCAACTCCGGCATAGTGCGATCGTCGCCCTGCTGTCCAAATCGCTCGCCGAGGAGGAGAATGCCGACCTCCTGCTCAACCAGGTGGCGCGCTCGCTGATGTCGGTGGCGAAGATGCCTGCCGCCCTGGAACAGGCTGAATAG
- a CDS encoding SDR family NAD(P)-dependent oxidoreductase yields the protein MPYSVIVKDNVAVITGGASGIGLAAAEAFARGGMKVCIADVDQARLAESATKLSSVASATHVMTFAVDVSKAESVMELERAVRERFGGTDILMNNAGIQPGSTLFDEPDNWQRVIGVNMWGIINGSRIFAPNMIARGKAGLIINTGSKQGITTPPGDPAYNVSKAGVKAFTEALQHELRNTKDCKISAHLLIPGFVFTGLTAKGRTEKPAGAWTPEQTVDFMLTRLEAGDFYILCPDNDVPRALDEKRMLWAAGDIVENRPPLSRWHPDYADAFASFVKGE from the coding sequence ATGCCCTATTCAGTCATCGTGAAGGACAACGTTGCCGTGATCACGGGCGGTGCATCCGGCATCGGACTGGCTGCCGCAGAAGCCTTTGCGCGCGGCGGCATGAAGGTGTGCATCGCTGACGTGGATCAGGCTCGGCTGGCGGAATCCGCAACAAAACTGTCATCCGTCGCATCCGCCACACATGTGATGACCTTCGCCGTCGACGTCAGCAAGGCCGAGAGCGTGATGGAACTGGAGCGTGCCGTGCGCGAGCGCTTTGGCGGCACCGACATCCTCATGAACAATGCCGGCATCCAGCCCGGCAGCACGTTGTTTGATGAACCCGACAATTGGCAGCGCGTCATCGGCGTCAACATGTGGGGCATCATCAACGGCTCGCGCATCTTCGCGCCCAACATGATCGCGCGCGGCAAAGCCGGGCTCATCATCAACACCGGCTCCAAACAAGGCATCACCACGCCGCCCGGCGATCCCGCCTACAATGTCTCGAAAGCCGGCGTGAAGGCCTTTACGGAAGCGCTCCAGCACGAGCTGCGCAATACGAAAGACTGCAAGATCAGCGCGCATCTCCTGATCCCCGGCTTCGTCTTCACGGGGCTGACCGCAAAGGGCCGCACCGAAAAGCCGGCCGGCGCCTGGACGCCCGAGCAGACCGTGGATTTCATGCTGACGCGGCTGGAGGCCGGTGACTTCTACATCCTGTGCCCGGACAATGACGTGCCGCGCGCGCTCGACGAGAAGCGCATGCTGTGGGCAGCGGGAGACATCGTCGAGAACCGCCCGCCATTGTCGCGCTGGCATCCGGATTATGCGGATGCGTTCGCGAGCTTCGTGAAGGGGGAGTAG
- a CDS encoding alkene reductase yields the protein MKFEALFRPLQVGPYKLAHRVAMAPLTRMRAERESFSPRPLNAEYYGQRATPGGLIIAEASPVLSHGRGNPATPGIYSEAQVAGWRKVTDAVHAKGGIIFLQLWHVGRVSHSSYHGGQLPVSASAIAIKAEGMKAMTADGKIADYETPRALETEEVKGIVEAFRQGAKNALAAGFDGVEIHGANGYLLEQFLQSRSNQRTDQYGGSIENRARLLLEVTQAAIDVWGGNRVGVRLSPHGIANDSGEPDPMPLYTHVVKALDKLGLAYLHFIEPRSSGAGRADVHWENVPSAMVLFRPHYGGVLMSAGGFTGETANAAIAEGHADIIAFGRIFISNPDLPRRLERGYPITPYNRATFYGGEEKGYTDYPTYDELTPA from the coding sequence ATGAAATTCGAGGCGTTGTTTAGACCGTTGCAGGTCGGTCCGTACAAGCTTGCGCATCGCGTCGCGATGGCGCCGCTGACGCGCATGCGCGCCGAGCGCGAAAGCTTTTCGCCGCGGCCGCTCAACGCCGAATATTACGGCCAGCGCGCCACGCCAGGCGGCCTGATCATCGCCGAGGCTTCTCCCGTGCTCTCGCACGGCCGCGGCAACCCGGCGACGCCCGGCATCTATTCAGAGGCGCAAGTGGCTGGCTGGCGCAAGGTGACCGATGCCGTGCATGCCAAGGGCGGCATCATCTTCCTCCAGCTCTGGCATGTCGGCCGCGTCTCGCATTCGTCCTATCATGGCGGCCAGCTGCCGGTGTCGGCCTCGGCGATCGCGATCAAGGCCGAAGGCATGAAGGCGATGACGGCCGACGGCAAGATCGCCGATTACGAGACGCCGCGCGCGCTGGAGACCGAGGAGGTCAAGGGCATCGTCGAGGCGTTCCGGCAGGGCGCGAAGAACGCGCTCGCCGCCGGTTTCGATGGCGTCGAGATTCACGGCGCCAACGGTTATCTGCTCGAGCAGTTTTTGCAGTCGCGCAGCAACCAGCGCACTGATCAATATGGCGGCTCGATCGAGAATCGCGCAAGGCTTCTGCTCGAAGTGACGCAAGCCGCGATCGACGTCTGGGGTGGGAACCGCGTCGGCGTGCGGCTGTCGCCGCACGGTATCGCCAACGATTCCGGCGAGCCAGATCCGATGCCGCTCTACACCCACGTCGTGAAGGCGCTCGACAAGCTCGGCCTGGCCTATCTCCATTTCATCGAGCCGCGCTCCAGCGGCGCCGGCCGCGCCGACGTCCACTGGGAGAACGTGCCCTCCGCGATGGTGCTGTTCCGCCCGCACTACGGCGGCGTGCTGATGTCGGCCGGCGGCTTCACCGGCGAGACCGCGAATGCGGCGATCGCCGAGGGACATGCCGACATCATCGCCTTCGGCCGCATCTTCATCTCCAACCCCGATCTGCCGCGGCGCCTGGAGCGCGGTTACCCGATCACCCCCTACAATCGCGCGACGTTCTATGGTGGCGAGGAGAAGGGGTATACCGACTACCCGACTTATGACGAGCTGACGCCGGCGTAA
- a CDS encoding GFA family protein codes for MTKAAAAAGIATGQCLCGKVTFEIDVPARWAWHDHSVSSRRAHGAAYATYVGSWKKRFRITSGKTALTRYEHKATKTARSFCSHCGTPIAYERPRGPHMVNIPRALFKERTGRQPLYHIAIEELQEWAYTGEPLVPLKGFPGVVWQRSKKKKRAGGEDPFELGREEM; via the coding sequence ATGACCAAAGCCGCAGCCGCCGCAGGGATCGCCACCGGCCAATGCCTGTGCGGCAAGGTCACCTTCGAGATCGACGTGCCAGCACGGTGGGCTTGGCACGATCACTCCGTCAGCAGCCGCCGCGCGCATGGCGCCGCCTACGCGACCTATGTCGGCAGCTGGAAGAAGCGTTTTCGCATCACTTCCGGCAAGACCGCGCTCACCCGCTACGAGCACAAGGCGACGAAAACCGCGCGCAGCTTCTGCTCGCATTGCGGCACGCCGATCGCCTATGAGCGCCCGCGCGGGCCGCACATGGTCAACATCCCCCGCGCGCTGTTCAAAGAGCGCACCGGCCGCCAGCCGCTCTATCACATCGCCATCGAGGAGCTGCAGGAATGGGCCTATACAGGCGAGCCGCTGGTGCCGCTGAAGGGTTTTCCAGGCGTCGTCTGGCAGCGCTCGAAAAAGAAGAAGCGCGCGGGCGGTGAAGATCCGTTCGAATTGGGTCGGGAGGAGATGTAG
- a CDS encoding amidohydrolase family protein, with protein sequence MSEVIDRPLLEEEKTATTRLRIVDCDVHPSLRSTDDLNEFLPKRWQQHLREYGSHLRTPYLFTTPYPRSSPLIARRDAWPPTGGVPGSDLAFMQKQHLDPLDVEFGILQVLDLFIFSQQNLEFGAAIQRAINDWQLAFWSHRDPRLKASILVGQDGVDLAIAEIERCAKIGEYIQINVSPRANEPLGRRRYWPIYERAQELDLPLGIHVGGYGGHPPTGGGWPSYYVEEHQSNAHTIAAQLASLVIEGVPERFPRLKIVFIEGGFGWIPSAVWRMDQHFERFRSEVPHLKRKPSEYVRENFWFTTQPIDEPDEARHLRALIEWVGIDRLLFSSDYPHWDFDDPRFAFKTPLTEAERRKIFSTNARAVYKF encoded by the coding sequence ATGAGCGAGGTCATCGATCGTCCACTTCTTGAAGAAGAAAAGACTGCAACGACGCGGCTGCGCATCGTCGATTGCGACGTGCATCCGAGCCTGAGATCGACGGACGATCTCAACGAGTTCCTGCCGAAACGCTGGCAGCAGCACTTGAGGGAGTATGGCAGCCATCTGCGCACGCCGTATCTGTTCACGACACCCTATCCACGCTCATCTCCGCTGATCGCGCGGCGTGACGCCTGGCCGCCGACGGGTGGGGTGCCGGGGTCCGATCTCGCCTTCATGCAGAAGCAGCATCTCGATCCGCTGGACGTCGAGTTCGGCATCCTGCAGGTACTCGATCTCTTCATCTTCTCGCAGCAGAATCTGGAATTCGGCGCCGCGATCCAGCGCGCCATCAACGATTGGCAGCTGGCGTTCTGGTCGCACCGCGATCCGCGGCTGAAGGCCTCGATCCTGGTCGGGCAGGACGGGGTGGACCTTGCCATTGCCGAGATCGAGCGCTGCGCGAAAATCGGGGAATACATCCAGATCAACGTCTCGCCGCGCGCGAATGAGCCGCTTGGCCGCCGCCGCTATTGGCCTATCTACGAGCGGGCGCAGGAGCTGGACCTGCCGCTCGGCATCCACGTCGGCGGCTATGGCGGGCATCCGCCGACCGGCGGCGGCTGGCCGTCCTATTACGTCGAGGAGCATCAGTCGAACGCGCACACGATTGCGGCGCAGCTTGCCAGCCTCGTCATCGAGGGCGTGCCGGAGCGGTTTCCAAGGCTGAAGATCGTCTTCATCGAAGGCGGGTTCGGCTGGATACCGTCGGCAGTGTGGCGGATGGACCAGCATTTCGAGCGCTTCCGCAGCGAGGTGCCGCATCTCAAGCGCAAGCCGTCGGAATATGTCCGCGAAAACTTCTGGTTCACGACGCAGCCGATCGACGAGCCGGACGAGGCGCGGCATCTGCGCGCGCTGATCGAATGGGTCGGTATCGACCGCCTGTTGTTCTCGTCGGACTATCCGCACTGGGATTTCGACGATCCGCGCTTCGCCTTCAAGACGCCGCTCACCGAAGCTGAGCGGAGGAAGATCTTCAGCACCAATGCCCGCGCGGTCTACAAGTTCTGA
- a CDS encoding Rieske (2Fe-2S) protein, producing the protein MARHIVASTSEIPPGGNKVVDVAGRDIVVFHVNGEFFALLNRCPHEGAPLEKAACVARLTSPEPGVYERSRVGEMLRCPWHGWEFDMRNGQSWFDPKRVKIRSYPVAVERGDELEKGPYVAETFPVHVEDSYVIVEV; encoded by the coding sequence ATGGCCCGTCACATTGTCGCGTCCACCTCGGAGATCCCGCCTGGCGGCAACAAGGTCGTTGATGTCGCCGGTCGCGACATCGTCGTGTTCCACGTCAACGGTGAGTTCTTTGCGCTCTTGAACCGGTGCCCGCACGAGGGCGCGCCGCTGGAGAAGGCGGCCTGCGTCGCACGCCTGACATCGCCCGAGCCCGGTGTCTATGAGCGCTCGCGGGTCGGCGAGATGCTGCGCTGTCCCTGGCATGGCTGGGAGTTCGACATGCGCAACGGCCAATCGTGGTTCGATCCGAAACGCGTCAAGATCCGGTCATATCCGGTCGCGGTGGAGCGTGGCGACGAATTGGAGAAGGGCCCGTATGTGGCCGAGACGTTCCCGGTGCACGTCGAAGACAGTTACGTGATTGTCGAGGTTTGA